The following proteins come from a genomic window of Oncorhynchus mykiss isolate Arlee chromosome 19, USDA_OmykA_1.1, whole genome shotgun sequence:
- the mtfr1l gene encoding mitochondrial fission regulator 1-like isoform X1 produces the protein METEAEVIPIWQNKPHGSTRSVVRRIGSIVPMKPPPRACFQELPGLPPLRPMDGPTVPTLADIAWIAADEESETYARVRSDSRPLRHEWRPTPLLVMHRNSSVPNFRRDVKKVETLRKPAVTAMNRTTSLQDELSRLRSQIAKIVATESGSNPLTPDLLSPDDTSMSFSMAPFETAPYQPAASASFVISDVTEEEEEEDEEEDVVSVVSELMPDPMPLANMSASMTASATFDLDHPSMDFREAEEDTVSLSKSTSFADVMDILKDMNRMKMSKDRCNRGCTSLMGESDSASLISEALRKKFTLKDEDIRGMKKHT, from the exons ATGGAAACCGAAGCA GAGGTTATTCCTATTTGGCAGAACAAGCCTCATGGGTCGACTCGCAGTGTGGTGAGGAGAATAGGCTCTATTGTACCCATGAAACCACCGCCCAGGGCATGTTTCCAG GAACTCCCAGGTCTCCCTCCTCTGCGGCCCATGGATGGCCCCACGGTGCCCACACTGGCAGACATTGCCTGGATCGCAGCAGATGAGGAGTCTGAGACCTATGCCAGAGTGCG GAGCGATTCACGCCCTCTTAGACATGAGTGGCGACCCACGCCTCTCCTGGTTATGCACAGGAACTCCTCAGTTCCCAACTTCCGCCGCGACGTCAAGAAGGTGGAGACGCTGAGGAAGCCTGCGGTGACGGCCATGAACCGTACCACCTCCCTGCAGGATGAGCTGAGCAGACTCCGCTCCCAGATCGCCAAGATCGTAGCCACAGAATCTG GCTCCAACCCCTTGACCCCCGACCTCCTGTCCCCCGACGACACCAGCATGAGCTTTTCCATGGCGCCCTTTGAGACGGCGCCCTACCAGCCCGCCGCCTCAGCCTCCTTCGTCATCAGTGACGTGacggaagaggaagaggaggaagatgaggaggaggatgtggtgtCTGTGGTTTCGGAGCTTATGCCGGACCCCATGCCGCTCGCAAACATGTCTGCCTCTATGACGGCCTCAGCGACCTTTGACCTGGACCATCCCAGCATGGACTTCCGGGAGGCGGAGGAGGACACAGTGTCGCTGTCCAAGTCCACCAGCTTTGCTGACGTCATGGACATCCTGAAGGACATGAACCGCATGAAGATGAGCAAGGACAG gtGCAACAGAGGCTGCACCTCCCTGATGGGCGAATCGGACTCCGCCTCGCTGATCTCCGAGGCCTTGAGGAAGAAGTTTACCCTGAAGGATGAAGACATCAGGGGGATGAAGAAACACACCTAG
- the mtfr1l gene encoding mitochondrial fission regulator 1-like isoform X2, whose translation METEANKPHGSTRSVVRRIGSIVPMKPPPRACFQELPGLPPLRPMDGPTVPTLADIAWIAADEESETYARVRSDSRPLRHEWRPTPLLVMHRNSSVPNFRRDVKKVETLRKPAVTAMNRTTSLQDELSRLRSQIAKIVATESGSNPLTPDLLSPDDTSMSFSMAPFETAPYQPAASASFVISDVTEEEEEEDEEEDVVSVVSELMPDPMPLANMSASMTASATFDLDHPSMDFREAEEDTVSLSKSTSFADVMDILKDMNRMKMSKDRCNRGCTSLMGESDSASLISEALRKKFTLKDEDIRGMKKHT comes from the exons ATGGAAACCGAAGCA AACAAGCCTCATGGGTCGACTCGCAGTGTGGTGAGGAGAATAGGCTCTATTGTACCCATGAAACCACCGCCCAGGGCATGTTTCCAG GAACTCCCAGGTCTCCCTCCTCTGCGGCCCATGGATGGCCCCACGGTGCCCACACTGGCAGACATTGCCTGGATCGCAGCAGATGAGGAGTCTGAGACCTATGCCAGAGTGCG GAGCGATTCACGCCCTCTTAGACATGAGTGGCGACCCACGCCTCTCCTGGTTATGCACAGGAACTCCTCAGTTCCCAACTTCCGCCGCGACGTCAAGAAGGTGGAGACGCTGAGGAAGCCTGCGGTGACGGCCATGAACCGTACCACCTCCCTGCAGGATGAGCTGAGCAGACTCCGCTCCCAGATCGCCAAGATCGTAGCCACAGAATCTG GCTCCAACCCCTTGACCCCCGACCTCCTGTCCCCCGACGACACCAGCATGAGCTTTTCCATGGCGCCCTTTGAGACGGCGCCCTACCAGCCCGCCGCCTCAGCCTCCTTCGTCATCAGTGACGTGacggaagaggaagaggaggaagatgaggaggaggatgtggtgtCTGTGGTTTCGGAGCTTATGCCGGACCCCATGCCGCTCGCAAACATGTCTGCCTCTATGACGGCCTCAGCGACCTTTGACCTGGACCATCCCAGCATGGACTTCCGGGAGGCGGAGGAGGACACAGTGTCGCTGTCCAAGTCCACCAGCTTTGCTGACGTCATGGACATCCTGAAGGACATGAACCGCATGAAGATGAGCAAGGACAG gtGCAACAGAGGCTGCACCTCCCTGATGGGCGAATCGGACTCCGCCTCGCTGATCTCCGAGGCCTTGAGGAAGAAGTTTACCCTGAAGGATGAAGACATCAGGGGGATGAAGAAACACACCTAG